Proteins encoded together in one Musa acuminata AAA Group cultivar baxijiao chromosome BXJ3-6, Cavendish_Baxijiao_AAA, whole genome shotgun sequence window:
- the LOC103988425 gene encoding protein NRT1/ PTR FAMILY 8.1-like: MGEGEDIYTKDGTTDLHGNPAIKKDTGNWRACPYILANECCERLAYYGMSTNLVNYMKDRLHQGNATAANNVTDWSGTCYVMPLLGAFIADAYAGRYWTIAIFMIIYILGLTLLTLTASVKGLEPTCHSGVCDPTRAQTAVVFTSLYLIALATGGIKPCVSSFGADQFDETDESEKKRKSSFFNWFYFSINIGSLVAASVLVWIQTNVGWGWGFGIPAVAMAVAVVSFFLGTPLYRHQKPGGSPLTRIAQVMVASLRKSGVKLPANKSLLYEITREDSAIRGSRKMDHTDQLKFLDKAAVQTQEDKINGAVNPWRLCTVTQVEELKSIVRLLPIWASGIVFSTVYSQMGTMFVLQGNTLDRHMGPRFEIPSASLSIFDTISVIVWVPIYDRVVVPVARRYTGRERGFTHLTRMGVGLVISIFAMSSAGVLEVARLRVVARHKRYDGVYVPMSVFWQVPQYVIVGAAEVFTFIGQLEFFYDQAPDAMRSMCSALSLTTAALGNYLSSLLVTIVSRITTKNGKPGWIPDDLDRGHLDYFFGLLAVLSLVNFGVYLVMAKWYTYKKAIDNETKAEAPNDM; encoded by the exons ATGGGGGAAGGCGAAGATATATACACGAAAGATGGAACGACTGATCTCCATGGGAACCCTGCGATCAAGAAGGACACTGGAAATTGGAGGGCTTGTCCCTACATTCTTG CAAACGAATGCTGCGAGAGGCTGGCATACTATGGCATGAGCACCAACCTGGTGAACTACATGAAGGATCGTCTCCACCAAGGGAATGCTACTGCAGCAAACAATGTCACCGACTGGTCCGGTACATGCTATGTCATGCCACTCCTTGGGGCGTTTATAGCTGATGCCTACGCTGGACGATACTGGACGATTGCCATCTTCATGATCATCTACATCTTG GGTCTGACACTACTGACGTTGACTGCATCAGTAAAAGGCCTGGAACCTACTTGTCACAGTGGCGTCTGTGATCCAACGAGAGCACAAACTGCGGTGGTCTTCACATCCCTTTATCTTATTGCACTGGCAACAGGAGGAATCAAGCCATGCGTCTCCTCCTTCGGCGCTGACCAATTCGATGAAACGGACGAgtcggagaagaagaggaagagctcCTTCTTCAACTGGTTCTACTTCTCCATCAACATAGGCTCGCTGGTGGCTGCTTCTGTGCTGGTATGGATACAGACGAACGTGGGGTGGGGTTGGGGGTTTGGGATCCCGGCCGTCGCGATGGCTGTTGCGGTCGTGAGCTTTTTCTTGGGCACACCATTGTACAGGCACCAGAAGCCAGGAGGAAGCCCTCTTACACGTATTGCCCAGGTTATGGTGGCATCCTTGAGGAAATCTGGAGTGAAGCTACCCGCAAATAAGTCACTGCTGTATGAAATCACACGGGAAGACTCTGCCATACGAGGTAGCCGCAAAATGGATCACACGGACCAATTGAA GTTCCTGGACAAGGCTGCAGTGCAGACTCAAGAGGACAAGATCAACGGCGCGGTGAACCCATGGAGGCTGTGCACGGTCACCCAAGTCGAGGAGCTGAAGAGCATCGTGCGCCTCCTCCCCATCTGGGCGAGCGGCATCGTCTTCTCCACCGTCTACAGCCAGATGGGCACCATGTTCGTGCTGCAAGGCAACACCCTGGATCGCCACATGGGCCCCCGCTTCGAGATCCCGTCAGCCTCGCTCTCCATCTTCGACACCATCAGCGTCATCGTCTGGGTTCCCATCTACGACCGCGTCGTCGTTCCGGTGGCCCGAAGGTATACGGGTCGGGAACGGGGCTTCACCCACCTGACGCGCATGGGCGTCGGCCTGGTGATCTCCATCTTCGCCATGTCGTCCGCTGGCGTTCTCGAGGTCGCGAGGCTCCGGGTGGTGGCGCGGCACAAGCGGTACGATGGTGTCTATGTTCCCATGTCCGTGTTCTGGCAGGTGCCTCAGTACGTCATCGTGGGGGCAGCCGAGGTCTTCACCTTCATCGGACAGCTGGAGTTCTTCTACGACCAGGCGCCTGACGCGATGAGGAGCATGTGTTCCGCCCTGTCGCTCACCACGGCGGCGCTCGGAAACTACTTGAGCAGCTTGCTTGTTACCATCGTCTCACGCATCACCACGAAGAACGGGAAGCCCGGATGGATTCCGGACGACCTCGACCGCGGCCACCTCGACTATTTCTTCGGGCTCCTGGCCGTCCTCAGCCTCGTGAACTTTGGCGTGTATCTTGTGATGGCGAAATGGTATACCTACAAGAAGGCAATAGATAATGAGACGAAGGCAGAAGCACCTAATGACATGTGA